Genomic segment of Amphibacillus xylanus NBRC 15112:
GAATGGCTTTCATATTAACTATTATCGCTTAATTATTTTAATAAAAATCGCTTTACTGATCTCCATTAATAATACTGCACCAACTGCTAGACCTGAGGCAATTCCCCACTCAGCTAAACCGAATTCTGCAGGAATAGCAAAAATCTCACGCAATCCTGGTAGAACAGTTAAGCCGTAAAGTCCAAGACAGAAGATGACTGCAGCAAGTACGTACTTATTCGTCATAATCCCAACACCGAAAATCGTCTGCTGATTAGAACGAGCTGCAAATGTTTGTAATGTTCTTGATAAAATCAGAGTCGTAAATGCCATGGCAACACCCATCTCAACACTTGTTTCTAAACCAACTAAATGTGAAATGATTACGGCAATTCCGATAAATGATCCTCTAGTTATAACTGATCTTAACGTATCACCTGCAAAAATTCCTTCATCAATCGAACGTGGTTTACGATTCATTACATCTGGCTCTGACTTCTCCATTCCGAGAGCAATCGCCGGTAATGAGTCGTTTACCAAGTTAATGAATAAAAGCTGCAATGCGGTAAATGGATTCGGTAACCCTAATGCAACCGCAAATAAAATCGCAATAATCGCACCTAAGTTCCCACTAAATAAATACGCAATCGCCTTTTTAATGTTGTCAAATACTGTACGACCAACTTCAACTGCCTTCACAATTGAAACAAAATTATCATCAGTTAAAATCATCGCAGAAGCATCTTTACTTACATCCGTACCGCTTCCCATCGCAATCCCAATGTCCGCTTGCTTCAGTGCTGGCGCATCATTAACCCCATCACCTGTCATCGCAGAAATTTGATTCTTCGCCTGCCATGCCTTAACGATTCGAATTTTATTTTCAGGTGATACACGCGCATAAACTGAAATTGATTCTAGCTTCTCGTTAAGTTCAGCTTCACTCATCGCATCAAGCTCTTGACCTGTAACTGCGATATCCCCTTCATCCATTAAACCAATGTCACGGCCAATTGCTTCAGCTGTCGTCTTATGATCACCCGTAATCATAACAGTCTTAATGCCTGCAGCACGCGTCTCTTCAATCGCACTGTATACAGCCTCACGAGGCGGATCGATCATCGCTAATAATCCAACGAGTACAAGATCATGCTCATCATCAAAGCTTAACTGCTGTTTTTCGCTTGGGAATTTTTTATAACCAAAAGCTAAAACACGTAAAGCTTTCTTAGAAAATGCTTCGTTCTGCTCAATTAATTGATCACGCCAAGTCTGATCAAGCGGTAATTCCTTACCATTTACTAAAATCGACTTAGCTCGGCTGAACATTACATCAGGTCCACCCTTAGTTAACATCATTCTCTCGCCATCTAAATCGTGCAATGTTGACATTAACTTCCGATCAGAATCAAACGGAATTTCATTAAGTCGCACATATGTGTCACGAACTGACTGATATGGCTGACCATTTTTATTTGAAAAATTGATTAATGCAACTTCAGTCGGATCACCAACCTCAGCTCCACTTGCATCAATATAACTATCATTACAAAGTACAGCAATCTTAACTAATAAGCTTTCTGAATTTGACCACGTTGACGGATCATGATCAATATTTTGCTTGTCCTGTCCAGGCACAAAATAGTCAACAACGGTCATTTTGTTTTGTGTTAATGTCCCTGTTTTATCTGTACAGATTACACTTGTCGAGCCTAAAGTTTCTACAGCAGGTAACTTCCTAATAATCGCATGTTGCTTCGCCATCTTGTTTGTACCAACTGATAATACAATCGTCACAATCGACTGCAATGCTTCAGGAATCGCCGCAACGGCTACCGCTACTGCAAACATTAACGCTTGTAGCAACTCTGTCGTTAAATCGACTGACTCATCACCAAACCAGATTCGAGCAGCTTGAATAGCAAAAATACCAACAGATAAAATTAAAATCCAAATCCCAAGTTTTTTACTAAACGCATCTAATTTCTGTTGTAATGGTGTTAATTTTTGCTCGGCCGTATTGAGTAAATTCGCAATTTTACCGATTTCTGTTTTTGTACCTGTTTCAGTCACAACATAAGTTGCCCGACCATTTGTCACGAGTGCACTACTAAAGACTAAATTCACACGATCGCCTAACGCAACCTCGTCAGTAATCACAGCATCAGTCTTATCAACGACCTCTGACTCACCCGTTAGCATCCCCTCATTCACCTGAAGTGAACCACTCTCAATTACACGTCCATCCGCTGGAATATAATCACCCGCTTCAAGGAAAACAATATCGCCACGAACGAGCTCTCGAGCTGGTATCGTCTGCTTCTCACCATCACGAATGACCTTCGCAGCAGGAGCCGACATCTGTTTTAACGCATCTAGTGAACTCTCAGCCTTCTTCGTCTGGACGACACTAATTACAGCATTCATGATTAAAACAACAACAATAACAATTGTTTCAATATACTCACCTAATAGAAATTGAACGACTGCTGCAACAAGTAAGATAATTACCATTGCGTCTTTAAACGAGTCTAAAAATAACCCGAGGGTCGAACGCTTTTCTTCTTCCTCTAACTCGTTAAAGCCATCACGCTCTTGACGCGCCTTAACTTCTGCACTTGATAAACCTGACTGATCGACATCTAATTGCTTTAATACGTCTTCTTTTTCTAGTTGATAATAATTCATTTTTGCCACATCTCCTCATCTCTATCTTAGTTATGTCCAGCAATCAAAAATCCAATCGTATAATCGGTGATGATCTGAGTCTCTTAACAAAAAAAGACCCTTACCGATAAACTTCTGAACATAACATCAGAAAGTTATTGGTAAAGGTCTTGCTAGTAACGACATAACACGTTACCAATAATGCCGGAGATTATTCTCGTAATGACGACACTATTGCGGGAGCTACTCCCCTTATACTCTGCTATATAGTTTATTCGAACGAACTTAAAAAGTCAACTTTTTTTGTAAAAAATTCACTAGCCAAAAGTTAAATTTTCACGTCAATGTGTGCGCCTAAATGTGGTTGCACAGATTGCTGTAGCATTTGAATCATTTGTTCAGACTGTATTTCCGCTTGATCCATCGTCTGCTTCATCACACTCATTGACGCTTGCTGCTTTAATTGTGTTTGATTCATTAAGATCGATAGCTTGGCAATATCCATTTGCGATCACCTCTACAAATAGTTTAACATACTCATCCTAAATGCAACAATTCTTAGTCCTGATTAACTTTTAATAATTGCAGCACACTGTATTGTTGTTGCATCGCTTGTGCGACCATCATTTGAGCTGCTTGTGCTAAAATATTATGTTTTGTAAACTCCATCATCTCTTTCGCAATATCAGCATCTCGAATTCTTGATTCTGCTTCAGTTAAATTAATCGACATCGTTGAAAGATTGTTAATCGTATGACCTAGTCGATTTTGTGTCGCCCCAAGTCGTGAGCGCTCACGTGAAACTTGATTAATCGCATCATCTAATATATCAATAGCTTGATCTGCACCTTCTTCTGTCGTCAGATCAATCTGATCTACACCTAATGCTTCAGCTCGCATATCATTAATTGAAATTTCAAGATGTTGTCCAGCATTTGCTCCAATTTGGATCCGTTGATTTTGATAGCTGCCATCTAACAATGGTTTTTGGTTAAATTCAGTATCACGGCCAATGCGACTTAACTCATCACGCAATTGATTAATTTCATCCTGCATCGCCTGCACTTCATCATCGGAATACGTCCCATTCCCAGCCTTCACAGCCAACTCTCGCATCCGCTGTAAAATTGCATGACTTTCATGTAGCGCACCTTCAGCCGTCTGTAACAATGAAATGCCGTCTTGAGCATTTCGCATCGCCATATTCAGACCACGAATCTGCGCCCGCATTTTCTCTGAAATCGCTAAGCCTGCCGCATCATCAGCCGCACCATTAATCCTTAAGCCTGAAGATAATCGCATAATTGACCGCTGTGTCATCGAATAATGGAAGTTCATCTGTCTAATTGCAAACATCGCCCCGATATTAGCCCCTAATCGCAACATGCGCACCTCCTTTTTATTGTATTTCCGTCCAAACACTGCTCTATACACTATATATCGGCTTTTGTACCAGATATATAAAGTAAGAAATTAATAAGAGGCTGGTTGTATCCCAGCCTCTTGATCATTACATCCTTAACATTAAAAGTAGAAGTGCTATATATGGTATTAAATGAATGGGTAATGAGATTAGAAATGCTTTAAAATTATTTCTCTTACCACGCCAAGCATATAAAAGGTAGAGTCCACCTATATTTGCAACGGGGAAAAAGAACATCATCAGATACGCCCATACCTTGACTGGTTCAAACGGAGTTGGTGATGGAGCACCTGATCCCATATATGCACCGAGCAAAAGGAAACAAGCTACCACAAAGTGAATTGGAAAAAAACTAAATGTTTTTTCAGCATACCTTACACTCCTTTACCTCTAATCAAGTTTTGGAAAATGATCATAAAACTGAACTAATGAATGTGCGTTACCATCTCGTTTTTTCGGATAAGCTGGAACAACTTGACCAAGCTTATCGGCAACATGTATGTCAACTGCTAGTTGTAAAAAGTCTCCATCAATTGAGTAATTATAGACTTTATGATCAAACTTTTGACTTGCTAAATCCCAGATTGGAACAGCAGACGTTATCATGCCTAGTCCTTTCTTATGAAAATATGTTGGGCGGAAAAATGGTGCCGCATTAAATGTAACTGTTTTTTTCAAATAGCTACCATCAGCTAAGGCTGCTTTAACGACTGCACGATTACTAGACAACGGTAAATAAGACTTGTGTAAATGATGATCTAACATACGATATGACACAATTTGTGCTAAAAATCCACCTAGTGAGTGACCAGTAACATAAGCATTCGCCTTCGGATATGATGAGACGATCTCAGATGCAAATGAAGTTGCTAAAGAACCTTGAAAATTATTACCAGATACATAAATATCGATATCGGCTATTACGTCATAAATGGTTTCAGGTGTCAGACCGAATGCCGTACCACGGTAGCCAATGATAATATCATGGCCTTTCTTCACCGCAACACCACCAAATCCACCTGAAGTAAACCCACCGTCATTCGCTTTAATAATCGTCCAATCGGCAATTTCATCTTTTAACTCATCAAAATGATTATGATTACCGATACTTGAGGCATCGCCAATTTTCTTAAATACATGACTTTCTAAATTGACATAGGCAAGATTACTAATATGCGTTAGCGTACGGTCAGAGACATTATAAACCATTCGATTTTCTTTTATTTCTTCTGAATCAATGATGCCATCTTTATCTGTATCTTTTAATGTTGGGTCAGAGTAGCTAATATAGTAGCCACCATTATAATCGACAAATTCAAGCGTGACTTCCTCACCATCTAATAGACCGTCTCCATCTGTATCTGCAATCGTAAAGTCAGTGAAGACAGTCGTCCCATTACCTAAACGCATGCCATTCTTTTCAAGTTGATCAGGAACGCCATCACAATCACGATCTGATGGACAACCAATAATATCTTCTGCTGATTCATCAAAAATTCCTTCAAGACTATCTGCTTCATCAGCATGATAATACTTTCCACCCGTACTACTTGCGATTCGCTCTAATAAGTGTTGATCAACACCACTTCCTAGACCAATCGTAAAAATTTTGATCTGATGCTCATTCGCATAATCAAGCGCCAAATCATCCCAGCTTCCTTGTCCATCCGTTAAAAACACGACAAATTTTGAATGATCTACTGAACCGTTATCGACTAACTCCTCTAAAGCCATCACGATACCGCTAAAAAGATTTGTGCCACCACTTTGATCAACTAAATCAATTGCTGCTTTAACCGCTACTTTATCAGTGATTAATCCACTATGAAGCGTAGCATAACTATCAAAATCAATCACTGCAGCACGGTCACCTTCTTTTAATTTATCAGTAAATGCTTTGGAAGCTTTCTTTCTTAAATCATTGGGATCATTACTAGACATACTACTTGATGAGTCAATCGCAAAAGCAACATCAGTATTGCCCTTTTCAGCTTCAGTCGCTTCATCAAATGGACGGATCTCATTTTCCCAAACAGCATCCCAAATCACGCCATTTAATAATAAATAGACACTAAAATGTTCTACTGTTGCTGTGACTGAGTGACTTTCTGGGTCATGCGTTTGATTTTCTAAACGCTCTAACCGTTGTTCAGCTTCATTGTAATAAAAAATTTCTGGTCTAAACTCATCAGTCACAACCGATTCATCATAAACAAAGGTCATCTCTGCTTCGTCAAAATCAATCTCCGTATTAAAATCAAATGGCGCACCTAAATAACCAGGAATATCTTCAGATAAGAACCAATTAGTACCTGACATATTCGTAATCGTTGTTGATGTGACATCAGCAGCGCGTGAATCAATCGTCACTTGTGGATTCACATAAGGATCACGTTCAATTTCATCCGTCTTAGATGTATAAGAAACGATCTCATCACCGTCTAAAACGCCATTACCGTCAGTATCTGGTTCAAGCGGATCAAAGCCAAGTGATTCTTCATTGGCGTCTAAAGACGATGTCGACTATTTAATTGACAAAGTCGGTGAACACGATCGAGAAATATATAAAATAAAAAATACTCTTGAAAACCAAACGTCAAACGAATAGAGGATGATCTATTCGTTATTTTTTTATATCGGACAATTTTTGATTTGAAAAGCTGTAAAAAGTCCGTAGTCGGGCGACTTCGGACTTTTTGCCTTAAAAAATCTGCGAAGATATCCCTAGTCGGGACAACTACGGACTATTTTTGACTTAAAAAGTGAGAATATGTCCGTAGTCAACTTCGGACATTTTTTAGTTTTTTATATAGAAATTTGTCCGATATAGAGTAATCGCTTTTTAACCTCTAGCTAATATACTGTAACACTTTCCATCAAAATCTAAAGAATCATACTTGTATTGTATTGATCTTAAAATTCCCTATCAACACTTGATAACTCTTATTTCCTTCTTTTCTTATGTCTCTTCTTTTTACCTTTTTGATTGATCGAAATAGTCAACCTTCTCTGCCTCTTAGGGATTCTATTGCGTAATGAGCCCATATACATTTCAGCAAGTGGATAGAAAGATTCCAATTCATCTGGAAATAACTCAAAATCCAGTTCAACAATTTTTCGATCATTGCCTAAATTAAGACCTGCTTGTTCCATTGATTCAATACTTGGCAAGAAAGGAATCTCCTGATTAGAGCGGAGATGAATTAAAAACAAGTCATTTAATCCATCAGCCAAAAAGTGACGAAAATCTACGGCATTCATTTTTTGGTACTTATTCGCACTTAACAACATATATTTATAATGTTCAGCCGCCAACTCCAGTTCACCAATTTGATGAAAAAAGCTCCCTAACGTATAACGAGCCTCTGTCTGATATCGATCAATTGATAAAGCATGCTCAAGTACACACGCTGTAAGTTCAGGACGATTTCCTGTAAAATAGAGATTAGCCAGCCTTGTCCAAAGATAAGCATTATTCGGTTCCTCATTCAACAAATTCAAAAGATGTTCCTCAGCATCAGAACAGTAAAGATGCCAACTTCCATCAAATAGCCGATACTCCCCAAGCTCACACCTATTATCCTCAATTGGAGAGTCATGCATCACCATCCCAGCTAGTATAGCTATATTAAATTCAACAGGCATTTCCCAATTCCCAGCATCATTACAATGCTTACAACGAAAATAGCCTGTTGTTTGAGCGATTTTATCTGAGTCAGCCTTTTTGGGCTTCTGATCAACATTAACTAAGATCAATCCAACATTATATTTCCCTTTACGCTCACAACTTTTGCACTTAACCATGAAAAAATTATCTGGATATCTACTTTCAATCTTGTCCTTATTTCGATTAATCAATTTTGCATACGTTCCAGGTAATTTAGAAACAGTCGGACTTTCAGGTAACTCATCAATTGGTTTCTTCGTGATTGTTTGAATCAATCGTGGATTAATTTGTGCCAAAATATTTGCCTTCTTTCTATCTTTAAAATTATAAATGGATTGATTGTGACTGCTATACTAAAAGAGACAGCTATTGCTCGATAAAATAAGCACTTATTGGTCTACATATTTTAATAGCAATAGCTCTCTAACTAACAAAAATTATATCATTATGATACTCTAGATTTTTCATTACCTGCTCATTTAATTTCAAGTCATAGTTCGCGTTACGCCTTATGTTCAAACGCTCTTCATTTTTCTTTCCAACAAATTGAGAAACTTTAATTCTAGAATTAGCATCAAACGTGATCAATCCGATGTCAAATAATTTATCAAATGTTGGCGTTAACAAAAAGCCATTATCAACGCTAATTCTTTCCTGATTATCGCTCACTGCCCAAGGCTTTATGTGACTAGCTATTAAGAGTTTTTTATTGTCTACTTTCGTTATTATACACCTTGAATACTTTTTCAATAATTCATTCTTAAATACACCTTGTCCAATTCTTGCATTAATAATTGCTTTCCTTGTCGTTTCTGATATGGAGTAATCTTGCTCCGTTTCATACAAAAGATTCTGCTCAAAATTATTTGTCGTTTCACGTGAAGAAAGATAATAATATTTGAATTGTTTCAATGAATTACTATACATCTTATTTCCTCGTTTATCTTTTGCTAAAAAATCAGGATTCAATAAAATTAACGTAATGGCCATCTCAAGTTCTAATGCTTCCATTTCCATAAGCGGTTTCTTAATCACACCAATTTGTATCATTTCTTTTGAAATTGTATTTACAGCTCTACTATATTTATCAATAGAACTGTCTGCTAATGCGGTATTAGTGTGTAGCCATTCCGAAAATTCCATTTGTGGTTATCCCCCTATCTCAACGCCATTATAGACCAAATATTTCAATCAAACAAGAAGAACGTTATTATTATACTAAAGATAAACAAGACTTCTACCCATTACTGGAAGAAGCAATTACAAGCCAAGAAACAATCTATCAATGGCGTAGAAAATACGTTAGAGCAAACAAAAGTAATGTCGTTCCCACACTTACAGCAAACATGGGAACTGGTGGCCATAACGTTCCACTGATCTTGTCCGATACTGGCATCAGAAAACTAACACCAAGAGAATGCTTTAACGTGCAAGGCTTTCCAAAAGATTATAAGCTACCTGACCTTGCAGTCTCACATCTCTACAAACAAGCAGGTAATTCTGTAGTCGTTCCAGTTATTAAAAGGATTGCAGAACAAATTCTATTAGCACTTGAAGAAACTAAGACGGATTACAATGAGCAGTTAGAGTTAGTTGTAATGGAGCGATAGAAATTAAATATCTGGATTAAATATTGGTCATCGTGAGAAGCAATGATTGGTTTGGCTACCTCACGATGACTATTCTTTTTCTTAGCTATCACAAAAAATACTTTAGACAACCGCATTCACTAATTAGTTAATATAATTATAGGTAAACTTTGTCAAAATCATTTATCTTTCCAATCTTGAATTTGCTTCATAAGTCGATCTTGTTCCATACAAAAACTTTCTTTTATAATAATTTCTTCGGGTAGTGGCGGGAGTTGGTTTATCATGCTTATCAATAGGCTTAAAACTTCTTTAGAAAATTTATTGATCTCATCATAGCTACCAATCATTTTATCTCCAAATAAATGTACATTATTTCGGTAATTCCTAATTACCTCTAATTCGGCTTGATTAAAGTGCTTAAAAATGACTTTATTAGCTACATAAAAATCGATTAATTCAGATAACATTATCTTATTAATTGATGGTATTTCTTTCTTTTTCTTGATAAAATCCTTTATACTCTTTATCAGGCTCTTTCTATTTTTCCCTGTCAATCCTTCAATTTTTAAGTTCTGATTATTTTTTACAATTTTCTTTAAATCATCATTAAATAATTTTATTGCTTCCTCAACCTGTTTAATAGAGTTGTTGTTCCAGCTACCCCAGAAACTATTCAGGTAATCTTCATGATAAACAGCTAAAAACATTTGAAGTGAACTTTCTAATAAAGATCCCAAATTAGTCCAATATTGAATTAGAACGCCCCGTTTAGCAGCAATCTCATCCTGTGTAAACTTATTCTCAAGTTTATGATTGCTGTTAATGAGTTTTTCAATAGGTGACGAAAACGTTAAAGCAATTCCTCTATAATTTAGGAGAGTATTTTCCGTCAAATAATTTTTATCTTCCATTGTTTTTGATAGTAATTCCACATAACTTACTAAATATATGCTATAATCCTCAATGTTTTTTAATGTTTCATCTGTTTTCATTTGATAGAATTTTTCATTGTATTCATTATTTGCAATCTCAAAGTTTTTCTTTTCTCCCATTGAATCATTTCTCCCTTATTGTAAGTTTATTTTGTAAAACAAAAAAACACACTTGTAATTAGTGTGTCGGTAGATAAAAACATAAGCTTTCTTCATAAAACTAAATTATTACGATTTTAAAATCCCGGCTTCCCCACCTTTTTAGATTATTTATTTAAAATTTTTATACGTGACCATGCCTCCCTAAACACAATTTCTACTTCACTATATATTATAAAGATAACGTTCTAAAATACACAGTCTGCTAAAATTAGTTTAATTTTCTTTTTTAATGATCGTTATTACTCTATTCAAATTCGGCAACAAATTAAATTGCGTAATCTCTAAAACTTTCAAATCTTTTTCTTGTTCAAGTTCTTTTGCGATTAGTAAAACAGCGTTGTCTAGTTTTCTTTTTTCGTTCGTTAGTTGCTGATCGTTTAATTGTTTGAATACTGGGTCTAGTTTAGTTAGTCCTTCAACGATTGATGTAAACATATTTACTGCATGATCGAGTTGTTTTTCTCTGATTAGTTTTTGAAAGTGTTCGGTTGCTTCGATCATAGTCTTAATAATATTGATTAGTTGTTGGGATTCTTGTTTGTCTATATTTTTCATACGTCACCTCTAATTTTGTTTTTCTATGTAATATTATAGCTTATTTAACCATTACTTTGTTTTTTTGTAAAAAAAGACTCCAACCAAATTTGGCTAGAGTCTTATTTAAATTAATTATACAATTATTGTAGTAATTGTAGGACACCTTGAGGTGTTTGGTTAGCTTGTGCTAGCATTGATTGTGCAGCTTGAGTAAGGATGTTATTCTTAGTGAATTCCATCATTTCTTTCGCCATATCTACGTCACGGATACGTGATTCAGCAGCTGTTAGGTTTTCTTGTGAAGCACCTAAGTTGTTGATTGTGTGCTCAAGACGGTTTTGGATCGCACCTAATTTAGCGCGCTGAGTTGAAACAACGTTTGTAGCATCTTGAATTGTTTTAATTGCTGCATCTGCATCTTCCTGGCTACTGATAGATAATCCTGGGAATTCAACATTCCCTGCTGATAATTCATCACCATTTGCATCAACAAGTACTACAGCGTCAGCCTTAGCTTCAATTCCATCTTTAGCATCATTGACTTTTACACCTTCTACAGCAACATAAGTACTATTTCCATCTACTTCAACTTGAATAGCGAAAACTTCGTCTCCATCCATTAAAGCTTGAATTCCAGCTAATCCATCGCCACTACCATCAACAAAACCAAGGTCTTTTGCTACATCAGCATCTAATGTTTCTGCTGTTAAAGTAACAGTTTTTGTAATACCAATACTAGATGCATCCATAGCATCAATTGATACAGTCATGTTTTGGCCTTGATTTGCACCAATATGGAATACCTTCCCAGTGAATTTTCCACCCAGTAAGTTTTGTGTGTTAAATTCTGTTCTTCCCGCAATATCATTAATTTCTTCAATTAATGCGTTTAACTCTTCTTGCATTGCATCGCGATCAACTACGTTCATGTTTGTATCGTTTGAAGCTTGAACTGCTAATTCATTCATTCTTTGTAAAATCGCATGTGTTTCAGTTAATGCACCTTCTGCTGTTTGGATTAATGAAATGCCGTCAAGTGCGTTCTTTTGTGCCATTTCAAGACCGCGGATTTGACCACGCATTTTTTCAGAGATTGCAAGACCTGCAGCGTCATCTCCTGCGCGGTTAATACGTAAACCTGAAGATAGTTTTTCTAATGATTTTTGTACGTTGTTTGTGTTACCTGTTAGTTGGCGGTGTGTATTTAACGCCGCAATGTTGTGGTTAATTCTCATTTCTTTTTCCTCCTTGAATTGTTTATTATAATGCCACATCCTTGTGGCAAGCATCAGGATAAAAGCGGCCGTCTTTCATCCTGTTATTGCTTTCAATAAGTATATCGGACTATCATTTAAAATGTTTAATCTTTTTTATAAAAAAATTATTTTTTATTTAATAGATCTAATATATTAAGTTGATTGTTCAATGCCTGTTTATTTTGTTCTTGAATTTCTAAGTAAATCTCTTTTCTATGCACATCTATTTCTTTAGGTGCGGTGATGCCGAGTTTAATTTGATCGCCTTCAATTGCGACAATTTTGACTTCTATGTTTTCTCCAATTTGGATCGCTTCGTTTAATCGACGGGTTAGGACGAGCATGATTAATTCCCCCGCTTCTGTTTAGCTGTAATCGGTGTTTGGATCGCATGTCGTTTGTTGTTCGTGATGTATTGCTTAGCAAGCTTCTTCTTATAATTAATAATCAGTGGTGCTTGCAAGTTAATCGTGCTGTCTGCAAAATTTTCTTTTAATGTGACGATACTTAATAATGTGACGTCTTGTTCTGATTCAATTTCTAGTAATTCCTGTGTTGCATCGTCAATTTTCAGCTCATAGTCTTGATAGAGCTGATGTGGTGGGATGACAACAAAGGCGATATTGGCATCAGTAATTGACTGCAATACGAGAAATGATGGGTTATCAGGAATATCGAGTAAAATAAATTTCTTTTCATCAGGGAAACCTAAAATACCGTTTGGAAAGGTAATTATATCTGCTTCGTAAATGGTAACTTCACCAAAATATTTCGTTTGTATTTTCATCATTCAGACCCTTCTTTTAAATTAACATTTCAAAGCCGAAGCTTCGATAGTATAGATTGTCAAAATCAATAACTAAATCTTGTTCCTGTTTAATCCCTGTTGTAACACGTCCTGGTGTATATGTCATGATCGGTTTATTGGTTGTATGGCGAATTATCGGTTGATTTGGTTCGATACGAATATCAACTTCTGCTGGTTGATAATCTGTTTTTACTGAAAAAACAGATGGAATAAATTTAATGTTAACCATTTTCGGATCTTTATGTGCGTTACGCGTCGCTTGGGCAATGAGTGGATTACCACCATTTTCAATTTTCATTAATTCATCGCCTTCTCGTCTGCGTTTTGCGATTGCTTCCATAAAGTTTTGGTAGCCTTCACGTGCCCAATCATTACGTGATACTAGTGGGCTCTTTAACCCCATATCGTACCATGC
This window contains:
- a CDS encoding HNH endonuclease, translating into MEFSEWLHTNTALADSSIDKYSRAVNTISKEMIQIGVIKKPLMEMEALELEMAITLILLNPDFLAKDKRGNKMYSNSLKQFKYYYLSSRETTNNFEQNLLYETEQDYSISETTRKAIINARIGQGVFKNELLKKYSRCIITKVDNKKLLIASHIKPWAVSDNQERISVDNGFLLTPTFDKLFDIGLITFDANSRIKVSQFVGKKNEERLNIRRNANYDLKLNEQVMKNLEYHNDIIFVS
- a CDS encoding flagellin N-terminal helical domain-containing protein; amino-acid sequence: MRINHNIAALNTHRQLTGNTNNVQKSLEKLSSGLRINRAGDDAAGLAISEKMRGQIRGLEMAQKNALDGISLIQTAEGALTETHAILQRMNELAVQASNDTNMNVVDRDAMQEELNALIEEINDIAGRTEFNTQNLLGGKFTGKVFHIGANQGQNMTVSIDAMDASSIGITKTVTLTAETLDADVAKDLGFVDGSGDGLAGIQALMDGDEVFAIQVEVDGNSTYVAVEGVKVNDAKDGIEAKADAVVLVDANGDELSAGNVEFPGLSISSQEDADAAIKTIQDATNVVSTQRAKLGAIQNRLEHTINNLGASQENLTAAESRIRDVDMAKEMMEFTKNNILTQAAQSMLAQANQTPQGVLQLLQ
- the csrA gene encoding carbon storage regulator CsrA codes for the protein MLVLTRRLNEAIQIGENIEVKIVAIEGDQIKLGITAPKEIDVHRKEIYLEIQEQNKQALNNQLNILDLLNKK
- the fliW gene encoding flagellar assembly protein FliW; the encoded protein is MMKIQTKYFGEVTIYEADIITFPNGILGFPDEKKFILLDIPDNPSFLVLQSITDANIAFVVIPPHQLYQDYELKIDDATQELLEIESEQDVTLLSIVTLKENFADSTINLQAPLIINYKKKLAKQYITNNKRHAIQTPITAKQKRGN
- a CDS encoding DUF6470 family protein, which produces MRLPQVRMQSQLAQISIHTQNAHQEIKQPKATQEIQQPSADFSIRTRPGKLTIDQSKAWYDMGLKSPLVSRNDWAREGYQNFMEAIAKRRREGDELMKIENGGNPLIAQATRNAHKDPKMVNIKFIPSVFSVKTDYQPAEVDIRIEPNQPIIRHTTNKPIMTYTPGRVTTGIKQEQDLVIDFDNLYYRSFGFEMLI